The Elaeis guineensis isolate ETL-2024a chromosome 14, EG11, whole genome shotgun sequence genomic sequence ACGTCGGAAACCGGCGATTGCATGTCTTGCACTCGTACATCCGCCCCACAGGCTTCTTGATGCCATTAATCTTCTGAGCCTTTGCTCCACTACAAGAGAGTAGCAGTAGCAGATTGGCCATGTTGGGGCTTTCCATctccccctcctctctccctGCTGTGGAAAACTTTGCCATGAATTCTTGGTCAAGAAGTCTACAAGTATGCATGAAAGTGGGTGAAAAGGGAATGCATGGGGGTCCAGATTTATAGGGTGGTGAGGTGACGAGACAAGGCCAAGTGATACCATGTTAGTGTATGGGTCACGTCAGAAGTGATGACCGGGGTGCCATGCACCCGCTCGGAACATTCACGCCTTTGAGTACGCGACCGCGTATCATGCACATCAAGCTACAGTCAAGGTTCGTGGCGCGTTAGTTGCTTAATCATTTAAACGCAAGCCTAATGCTTACATAAAACGCTCTATTATTTTGGGACCCCCTAGTCAACACGCTCCACTGAGTTGTTAGGTGAGATATGTACCCACCAACAAAgttcaattgatacttcatagcTCATACGCTCCTTCATTCCTCAGGCAAATTATTTCCTACATCGTGTCAATGTGTATCAATATGATCACGCATAAAACCAATCAGCTTGTCTCTTTTTTATGAATCAatcagaaatatatatatatatatatatatatatatatatatatatatatatatatatatatatatatatatatataataaataagataattaGCATGATGCACAATTTTATGGTGCGTACAATGTAGAGTATAATTTCTCTTTCACAAGAGACCATCTTCAATACCCAAGAAACTTTGCTTGAATATTAAAATAATACTTGTTAAAATAGTTATTACAGTGGTGATAAAATAGAACATCATGGACAATAATAGAGAAATAACAATGTTATTGCTTAAGTAATTGTTtactgataaatttttttttttcaggttgTGCAAAATTTCTAACCCGTCAACATATTTAGTTGATGGGAAAGCTGAAACCGTTGTAATGGTGATTATCACATCCAACGGGTTCTGAAACTAAGCTGTGTGCAGGAAAATCCACCTATTTTTTGTCAATAATTAAAGGAGCTTCGAGACCAGACAACAGAGATTTGGAACTTGGCAGGGCGGTCAAAAGAATGGCCAAGTGACTTGACCGGTCATGCACCGGCGCTGAAGCTTCCGATTCCCCATCTCTTTGGAATCCAAAGGCCGGTGCCGCGCTGCGGTCCCACTTGATATTGAAAGTAACTAAAGAGAGCCTGCTTAAGAAATCACagtatatgaatcaatcaatacgTGTGAGGACTTGATAAGCACCCGGGAGTTGCTTCGCTTGGCGGGTTACGCGGCTTAAACGTCCTTCTCCTTTGTCCTTCTAGTATCTTGTCTTCTTCTACAGCTTATCACCAACGCAGTTGGACCCTTTCTCATCATGTGGTCATCCACTGGAAATTTTCAAGTGTGAAGCTTAGAATTTTAAGCTAGGGGGATTATAGAATTAGGAGAGTTTAAACTTACAGGAGGACTGGTATTAGGTTTTTGGAATGGAGGTCTCAGTGCGCATTATTGATGGTGGCTCTGATGGTCAGTTTTTCACTCTATGCCTGGATAGACCCGGGGTTGACTCCTAGTAATCGCATTCATATGTGTGGAATTCTTGCCATGAAGTTTCTGTCAAAAGGGTTTCTAGAAGTACTACGTTGCATTACAACTTGTGCTCATGTTGGCATCCATTTTAATCCACTGGTTATAACGAGTATTAAGAGTGTTTTTCTTAAATAAAAAAGTTATTTCTGTGGCCAAGGATGTCCCGATGATACAAAACATTAGAGATCCATGCACATGATACCAAGATGTGGGTTGGCAGATAAATGTAATCCACCGTAACGGGGGTCGATGTTGTCAAAAGAGGGGATTGGCTGCAGCTGTACGGCCCAACATTGTTCCCAAAGCGACATGGTAGGATGGAGCCATTCACGGGGGACCATACTTGATTCCAAACCGAAAGATCAATAATGCCCTGCACCGGCCATCCCTCGATACACGATTGGCCGGTGATTGAGGGGTGCAAAGTGAGAAACATGCATGATGGGTTATGATGTTTgcatttattattttcttttgagatcACTCGTTGACGCACAGTACATGGGTGGCCGGTGATAGGATGCTGGATCTTTTTGGTTCAACTTACATCTCGGGGCATCTAGAAGTTTCCAGAAagatggttctttttttttttttttttttttttttttttttttttttttttctttttgtaatagAGATGTGAGGAAACCCACTACAGGCGATGAAAAGAAGCCTTCTGCATCagtacaatgaaaaaaaaaaaaaaaaagtcaaacaaACAGAAGATAATCCTCACTCCAAATTAACCTTTGCTTCTACAACAGGGGATAGTAATAGATGAGCCTGAATTTGGATTGAATCAAATTTAGAACAAACCAAAACTTTCACTCACATCCAACCAATCTATAATTATATTAGAATAAAATAAATTCACATCTTATCCCTTCGTTCATGCAATTCACAAATATAATTAaaacatcatatcaaaatcagataTCTTAAGAGATGAAAACTAAATAAgatgaagaaagagagaaaataattaAAAAGGAGTCAATTGTTCTCTTTATCCTTTTATTCTCTCTTAACCATGTATTACATGGTCTTTCTAGACATTCAACTAAACCCTGATCAAATCGCAGAGCTTATGAGTTATTTCAGAAGACGAGACCCTAGAACTCATAACAAATTTTATGAAACTACACAACAACGGTTCAAACACCCAAACCATCCGATGTAATAACAAAGGGAAGTTTAATAGGCACTGCTATTTCTTTCAAGATTTTGTGATGATTTGGGTAAGAAACTTGGGCCAAGCAGCCTAAGGCGGTTctagatctctctctctccttccagcCATGCATGCTTTCCTCCGGGGACCCTTCATTCCCCTCCACCTTCACTTGCCGATCTCCGTCTCGTTTCCTCCCATTCTTGAATAGAATCTGGGTTGGAACGACGGCTCTTGTTTTCCGTTCCCCTCCTCTCAATTCCTTGTGTCTTTCTtgatccttttctttctcttgtcgGCGGGTTGCCCGAGCTTCTGACTCGGCTTCTTCTCGCTGGCGTGGAGACTTGGAGTCGGTTCTCATGGGATCTGTAGGAGGGTTTAAGAAGGGGAAGAAGGCCGAGAGATATGCTGCCGGCGAAGAGCCGATGGATTCGGGCCAGGAGTCTGCGGACTGGTGGGATGGCTTCTCAAGAAGGATTCCTGCAGGTTTCTTTCGATTTCTGCTTGTCCTCCTTTACTCCCCCATTTATGTGTCGTCCTTGCCGTATTGTGCTGTTCTTTAGTTTGCTTGCTGCTCTCGAAATCGATGGGCGGACTTCTTGAATGGTTTCGTGTTCGTTTTCAAGGCGGGGTTTCAGTTCttggattctctctctctctcctctctctctgtgTTTTTTTTCTCCCTGGGGGTGAGGGTTTGATTGGGTTCTTGTTCTTATAATGGTGTTTCTAGGAATGCATTAATACGGGTCTGTATTGAAATTTCATCTTCGCGTATGGAGATATGGTTTGATGCGAATCTCCTCTCGGAAATCTTGACTGGTTGATGCAATCTAGAGAGATAATTCATCTCTACCCCAGAGTAATCTTGTTTTGTTGATTTGGAACCGGAACAAGCCATGACACTATGCAATCGGGAAGGAGTAGTGGATTACGTCAGTTAAGATTGGCATCTTGATGACGGATCTGGCCCAAGAATTctgcttttgtttttgatactAATGGGTGTTTAGAAGGACTAAAATTTGGTGAGATCACTGGAGGGATCTATTTTAGAGTATGAATTTCTTGCTCAAATGTTGGATGGTCGTATAAGGTGGATGCCGATACTTTGCATTTGATTAGTTTTCATGCTGTCAAGATTATGGCCTTATTGGTTTTCTGCCACATAATGCAAATGCTGTTACTCTCCATTTGTTTAGATCAGCAGGCATGTGATTGTAGGTTGCAACCTAGTCAGGACAAAAGTTTCTAGCCTTTATCACATGGTGCAGATGTCAATGCTCTTTATTTGTCCAGATTGGTGGGCGTTATGATTATGCCCTTCCATAATTTCCATAGAGGACCAGGGACCATATATTGTTAAAATAGATTACTATACTGATGGGCACATTTCAGTTAGGACTTTAAGTGATTGTAAGATACCACTGAGAGTATTGAAGAGATATCATGAGATAACTATTAGACCAAATTTGTAATTCAGATCAGATCACTTGAAGTTAAGTACGTTCGAAAAAACGAGATGAGGTTTCTTTGGTGGATATGTGGTAAAACAGGGCACTAGAATAAATAAACAAGTAGATGGTGCATGCAAAAAGCAATATATGCATGACATAAGAGAGAATTTTTTGAGATTGTTGAACCATGTAAACAGTAGGCAAAAGATGACTCAGATGAAGATTAAGCATCAAATGTAGGATGAATGGgttagaaaagaaagaagaggggtGAGGGGCAAAATATTAGGTATATGGGAGGTCTCTTTGTCGGATTGGACTGATGGTGAAGTAGAATCATAGAGCCATTTCCTATAGATGGGATGAGGTTCATTTTTTGTGTCAATGTAAGTTTCGATTTTCCACATCATGCTTATAGGCTACAATGATGTTTTTTCTAGGGGGTAAGTTTTGGAGTATGCTATTGGTTTTTTTTCCTTCAATCATtttcaaaacaaaacaaaacaagacATATTTAGAGGATTACTGGGTGATAAAGAATGGGAAAAATGAAGGCCCATAGAGAGTGAAGTTGTTTCTGTAGTAAACTAAGGATAAGCACGGATGCATTGTGTGGgaagattttttttcaatatggAGATTTTGACTTGCATACATTGTGGTTTTCATATAAAACAGCTTAGGAAGAAAAAGCAGCTCAAATTTCTCGAGGTTGCAAAAGAAGAGACAatgtgatgcgggacaatcctaaaacgaaaatcaatcctaataatcaagctctcttctttcatcaacaacaaatcacgtctggcaggggctcattattcccaggacagacagtatagttgcctatactctgctcaggaggcgtaattgattgatacgagactaaagcgagatcaatctaaatgatacagacgaatgccattcgagagatcagtaaacaattagcaatagaaaatttcataaacagatagcataaattaaacatgctcatgagtaaatgcaaaaaaagaaataagaatggaacgagagaaaataaaacattaaatccgtgagaaaatccaagaagatgataagaatccggatcgtggtagttaagaaactactctgattagggctcttaatcttttgaccaacagatccatcgataaagaactaggtctttaccaacatcggattaaaaaaaaatcaaagatcaactgttaaggaacgaaggtccttgacagcatatgatctgtagaataagaaatcactccttctctcagcacgacagatgaaaatttggaggagacagatctttcttgacggaataggcttgcgtgggtagatggtggagtcgatcagagtcgcaggaacactgaatcttaagtagaaggaataggatagaaagtgggcctcacaccctccccttgtggggcgattttgggtctcacaccctctccctctcggagcgattgacacaagtatttgtgagtttgtaaaatcattcattatttttttcatgaaagatacaaggatttatataggactctaagggtcctgtttgtttaggaatctcttatctttacaaggaagaaatcaaccctccacaaaaaagtaaagcattataatctaccataggaaagaaatcagccttcaacaaaataagtaagtagccaagaactcttaaggaattctaaggaagaaatggaactccatgtgggtgcttgatgcttgacacaacttggcatgagcacggcacatgctggcatgcatatttcttcccttggcatgtggagagtggtggctcaaAGGTgatgtggacaaatccaagtatggccctatggacccaaagccaaatgtattaaaatttattgactgaaaataaataactgaagtagaatcaatttaatgaggcttcttcgatccaaatcgaacttaaatcatgttgccgatttttgatggctctggtgtccgcaccacaaTGAGGCACAGTTTTTCCATGTTATTTGAAGACCTTCATAGGTATTCCATCTTGATTGATTTTGGAGGTATTTTCTACTCAAGTTGCCTATATCGAATACACAACTTGCTGAAAGTTGGAATCTCATTTGGTTTCTGCTATTTTTTGTGAGATGGACATATTATTATCACCTTTTCCATGTCAGTTACATTTATTGTTTGTAATAATATTCTGTATGTCTACTTTATTTCTATCAAGATTACATCCATCACTAGTTCATGCCTTTTCATATCCATCTTGACAAAGTCCCTGCCATTTATTTGCTTGCCAGTACTGGAATGTTGTATGAATGGTTAAAATGTTGATCGCCATTATTCCCTCGCAAAACCTCTATCTTTTCAGTTCAGCTTAGTctcctaatgtgatttttgaaAGGAATTTCTTACTGAAATATAACCTCAATGTTATTTTGAGTGGCATTATCAACTTCTGCCCTGATAAGAGCTGACATTGTCCCAGTACATGTGTTAAGACTGCCTTCAGTAAATTTCAACATTCTGGACCTTTCCAGTCGGATTTTCTTTGATCTGTCTCTTCTATTTTATACCATATTGTAGACATCTATTTCTGTATTCTGCTGTACATAGTATTTGTAAGAATGCTCTCAATTCCTGGTCTTCTTCTGCCTTATGTTGAATGCTGTTTGTTGTTACATCAAGAAGTTCTCCCTTGTAATATCACAATGCTCTACATTGTTGTGCTGAGATCATGTTTGTGATTTTCTCAAATGAGGAAAGAGGAAAAAAGATAGCGCTTATTTATCTGGCATCATTTTTTTGGCTTACTTCATTCTACATATTACTACACTTCACGATCTATTTACTTTTTTCCCCTATCTTGTTAAGTAGTTCTGCATCTTGTTAAAGGTACCTTATTGTAAAATCCTTTCACTTGATTGAAATATCTGTTTTCTATGAATCTAAaaggtcttctttttttttttttttggtttttcacTTCTGTTTCTTGGCTCTGCTGCTGCGGGAAGTCATGTTGTATATTCTGCTCTAACCACTAGTAATGCAAGTGGCCTACTTAGATCCCTTGAGGCTTGAAGCCTCTTACTTTTGATCTTAGTGGTGAGCATGTTGTCGTTCTGATATGTTGTGCTAGTTCTTCTGCCTTCATGTCATCCTGCTTTCTGACTTGCTGTTGTTGGGTGTGTATAGGAACAAAGCTAGCATTCCTACTTAAGTCATGCTTATTAGTTTTGATTGTCAAAGATTGTACACTAGATGCTAAGAAAAACATCATTTTCAAATATTATGAGCTGTTTTGcgcatttaatctatttatccaGTCAAAGATGTTGACTGGATGTTATCTATTACATAGATGGCTGTAGTAAGTAGCAGAGTCTATTATTTATAAATTGTAAGCCATCATTTCCAGCATGGATGGTTGCATTCCTTGGATGCCTTTGGTTTCTTAAGTTCTGCAATATCCGTCAAGTGACACCTACAATCAAGGACTAAGTGTGTGAAATTCCAACTAAAATCTAAATGCAAGCTTGACTCACACAAATGTATATCAGTGGCTGTTGATCATACAAATTTATGATCTATGTTAAACAGTggcacattttgctcgatatacaATTCATATTCATTTTTGAAGGAAACTAAACGTCACTATGTATGTGataagttatgatgattatgatataTCTATGCAATCCAAAGTCTTTTATATACATTTTATGTTTACTCATTCCATCAGAAGCTTTTAACAGCCACGCCTCCTCCAAACACCACCCAAGTAGGAGGTTACAGGCCCTGCTGCCGACAATCTGTTGGTTGTCAATTCACCTGGTCAACCTTGACTTCCTGATGAAGACAGGAAATTGTTTTTGTTTCTACCTTGCAAAATTTTCTTTAAATTGTCTTGATGATCACATAAAGCATTACATGCAAAGAAATCTTTAGTGCATTTCCATGTGAATGCTGCCAGTATCAGTCATATAGTGTTGGTATTTTGCAAcaaagatctctctctctctctcttgcataTTTGATTACTCTGCCAGAGAAGGTTAAATGAAGGATGTGATCTCTCAGAATAATTATGTCAGTCTTTCGTTTTATTTGGAAAGCCTTGCATGCTGATGAGTGAAGGGCTGAGCTGATATTCAACTTCATGAAGTTTTTATTTGCTACAATCAGGATAGCGGTTACATTTGTATTTATTCatcatcaaagaaagagatcaatatTGCAATTCAGAGTGAAAGGTGGTGAGAGACACCAATTATCATGAAGAATTTAGTTTTAACTAGTGTCACTGTCAAACATTGAACTGAAGTTTCATTCATAAGAAGAAATTGAAAACTGAAACTAATCAGGAAAATAATATTCACATTTGAGTAGTCGCAGTGGAATGACATGACAAGTCACAGAAGTGCCTGTATGATATGACCTCGTGATGTCATGCTTACCTATAGCTCCTTTCATGCGCAAACCTTTTGCTTCTAATTTCACATAGGACTTAAAGATCCACATATTTGCATCTGCATGATGTGCTTCTTGACTGAGCATGATGATGCATGCTAAGAATCAATATTTTCACTTTTTCTCAGTCAATCTGTCTTTGCATGGCACTCATGTCTTTCTGGTTGCAGTAACATTCTTTGCTGCTAAATAATTTTCATATGGCAGGATGCTACTGAAATTTCTTGGAGTTACTTTGTTCATGAATGTTTGTTTTGTTTTTCATGCCTCCTCAGGACCCCTATCTTTATCAAAGGAGCTGAACAAATTTGAGTCCATCTTCAAGATCTCAAGAAAAACCTTCAACTACATATGCTTGTTGGTGAGGGAAGATCTATTGGTGAGAACAATTGTCTTTACCGCCACTGATGGCAGGTTCTTTCTGTTGAAGACCAAATAGCTGTTGCCTTAAGAAGGCTATGCTCTGGTGACTCACTATCATTTGGAGGCTTATTATATGGGAGCAACCAATCAACTGCGCCCGCTGCCCCCCGCCCGCACCAACCACCACCCCCCCCCGGCTCAAGTGACCTGGCGATTTGTGGAGGCTATGGAGGAGAGAGGTACCATCACCTCAAGTGGTGATAATAAAATCCAAATTTGAAAAGATCCAGGGCCTTCCAATCTGTTGTGGTGCCATAGACACCACCCACGTCAAGATGTGCCAGCCTTCCTCAGACCCACCAAGTTATTGGTTGATCATCCAAAGAACCATAGCATGGTATTGCAGGCTGTTGTGGACCCTAATATGAGATTCCAAGACATTGTCACGGGCTGGGGAGGGTGCATGAAGACTTCCTACTGCTCCAGAATTCAGATTTCTTCCAACTGTGCGAGAGCGATTTGAGGCTTAATGGGAAGAAGCTAGAACTTTCAGATGGTTTCGAAGTGAAGAGAGTATATAATTGGAGTTGCAGGGTTTCCTCTTCTTTCTCAGCTTCTCATTCCTTACCATGGAAAGGATCTTTCAGACTCGAAAACTGTGTTTAACCAGCAGCACTTGCCGACCATAATGTTGGCACAGAGGGCATTGGCGAGGCTGAAGGATACTTGGAAAATCATTCAGGCGGAAATGTGGAGACCTGATAGCATCGATTGCCTAGAATAATTCTTGTTTGCTGCTTGCAGCACAATATTGTCATGGACTTAGAAGATGCAGTGCGGAACGGGATGCTGCTGTGTCACCAGCATGATCCAAGTTACAAGCAACAATTTTGCAGTTTTGCTGGTCAGCATGAATTGATTCTGAGAGATAAGGTATCCCGGTTCTTGTCAGAAAGATTACCACCATAAAATGATCGAAACTTTATTTCCATTGTTTCAGTTCATGCTGATGCTGGTCAGAAACTAGATCTTCAAGGCACTTCATTATGCTTGAATCAGTGTAGGTTATTGTGGGCaggcttttcttctttcttttctttttagcccTCACAGCTGCTTGATGGTCTTCCTGAGTTGGTGATTCTTTTTCAGATATTGaacaagaacatgaagacaaaggtCTTTTCTGGTCCCTGGTCCATGCATCCCCATCTAAGAACTATTGCTGGCAATTACACCGACCACTCTACAAGCCAAGTAATTCAAGTTTTTAATATCTTGAAATTATCTACATATATTTTCTCCAGTCCTAAATATTCGATGATCGGTTAGCTACCACTGTTATTACTTAGAATGCTTAAGCCAGTCATTAACCGTTTAATTAGATAGTTATTGTTGACAATTATAGCAAGTTAGAGGTAATCTGGACAACGTCACTCTACTATTTTTCACTGTCTTTTCTATATTATATGCAAACTCTGAAGCGGGCATTTGTGAGGGTTTGTGCAGTTCATTTCCACTTTTTTCTATTCCAAAAATacctttctattatttttttattttttaattcccATCTTGTGATGCCATTTCTTCTTATTGTTGATCAGTGAAAGCATGGGACTCCAAGCAGGTGCCTTGGATGTGGCCTTGCATGTGTAAGGTCTAGTTTATTGAAACTGCAATACGAATGTGTTAGTTTTGATgcatgacatttttttttttttttgatgagttgGATGCATGATATTTATTTGATTGCAAGTTTCAGGATAAAAGGTTGGCCTTTGACTGCCAGCTTTTCATTGAAAGAAACGTGACATACCCAAATCAACTCATATGGAGTATAGTCATTTTTTTAACGAATTTCTATCATTAAGTTcaaaagaggaaagaaggaaaaaaactgCCATATTTGAGAGGGTGGAGGAGCAGCTGGTGGAGGAAGCAAGAGAGGGAAGGGGaatgaaaaaaacaaaaaaagcagCTGGTGGAGGGCAAACAGGAAACACCATTCACTGTTCTGCCTCCTGGAGAAACCCATATAAATGCTTTATTTCAGCAAGTCTAATGACTGGGGCATGGGCAATAGTCAATAAATGACAGGGGAAGAACTCCATGCAAATAACCCCTCTCTATTTCCATTGTTAGGGTTTTGCCGATGTTGTCACCTAATTCATACTCATCTTGCATCCAATTTAGGGTTTGGTCTGGAACATTGAGATGGAGGCATTGAAGCTTTTGACGAAAGAGAAGAAGTTCTGGTTCGCTTCCTTGCTGGTTGTGTGGGCGGCCATTCTACAGGTTGTTCTACTCCCTTTTGCTCCAAATTCTTCTAGTCTGTCATCCAATTCGATGTTCCCTCCTTCCATTTCTAATGATATGATCAGTTACTGGACCGAACGTCTTTGAATTCTTGGTTTGTAGGATCAAGTTTTGCAggcacatgtgatgtggatgcaGAAGCAAGATGCATTCAAGCAAAAGTTTGGGGATATCTGCCAAAAAGAAGGTGGATATGATTGCATTACTGAGCAATTTTATCAGGTTCCTCTGAAGCCGAATCATATCCCCATTTCCTTTATAGATTCTTCTCTTTCCACATTCTTGTTTGGTTTCTTGGGATGTGGGATATAGTAGTCTTTTGGAGAATAGAACATCATGAAAAAAGAATATAAACACCATCTGAGAGTTCCTGGATTGGGTTTCCATTTGTCTTTGTGGAAAAGGAAAGTCTGTTGTGGTGATATGGATCATCGGCGAACACATGGATGTTAATTGGGGTTAATTATGCTTTTGATATCGCTTTTCTATTTGCAGTCCATTGTTAGCTTTAAATTGACTGATTATAGGGTAGAAAGGGATGCTTAAAATTATGGTTTCAGTCCTATGTGTGTCCGTATTTGTATGTTTTAACTTCTTATCTGTCTTCAAATTGTAAGGTTTGCTGATTTAAAAATATGTGAttggtaaaaaatattttgataggtGACTTCTGGAATTTAAAAGGTACTTGGAAAATCTACCGTGTTTAGGCATTCACAGGCACCACGTGATTGTCAAAAGGGTAGGTCAGGTTTACTGTATTGAGTTCTAGAAACACATATCGGACCTTAAACCTAATAAAACATCCTTTTTTTATTCAGGTTGGTTTTGATAAGGAAAATCCTAAAATTCAAAGAGGCATTTTGTGGCTTGGTGGCAAGAAGCTCAGAATTTATAGATGAGGGATGACATGTTAGCGAATGTTCGAAAGTTCAAGGGAAACCCTTGTGGAATTTATAGGTTGTGTTTCCTTGCCACCTTGGTAAAGGGTGGCCCTTTGCATTAGCATTTAAGGATTCTAACCAACTTTTATTTTATGAATATTATGTAACCTACATATAGACAAACATACACAGAGTACATGACATGCATTGGATGTGTGGCTATGTTCATGGCTCCTGGTTAAGAAAGTCACACTAGTTGATTCATAAGCCATATGTGGACATTTAGGACAACCTGTAGATTTTGATTGCTTCAGTTTCAGGGCTTGTTCTGGCTAGTCCTTGATCTGAAATGTCAGTTAAAATTGCCTGAAACCAATGTACTGTCATGTAGCCAGTTTAGAATTAGTAAATTGCAACTAAAATGTTTAGTGTTGTGCTATTTTACTTTTAGATAATCTCAGCTGGTTTGAACCAAAATATCCTGTTTGATTTAGAAGAAGCTGAAATGGGTCATCTACTTGTTTTAATTCTTCATTGTCATTTGAACTGTGAAAAatcatttgaaaaatttaattcacATAAAACTTAATGCTTCGAACACCTTACAATTGTTCACATACACAGATAACGAACATCACATTTCTATATTTGCAGATATAAGTTGTGCAACGAAGCTTCATACCTATCTTATTGCCTGTGAAAATGCTTCTGTTTTTACTTTTGGTGAGCCTGCAGAGTTATTAATAATACCAAGTCATTATGACATGGGATGTGGAATTTGTGAAGCAAATAATTATGGAAGTTGTGACCTAGGATGGAATGCTATTGTGACATCTATTCTTTAGTACATGATCAAATTTCAAGATCCATTTCTGAAGGGTCGAGCATGTTTAAGGCTTTTCAGTTTTAAGTTGATAGGCAGGACAACACTCAAAACTCTTCCAGGAGTGGGGCCTACTTGTGTACACGATTATCAGGAACCTATGAATAGATAGATTCACTATAAAATCTCCACAGCATGCCCATCTCGGTCCTCTTGTAATCA encodes the following:
- the LOC105036887 gene encoding uncharacterized protein — its product is MRTDSKSPRQREEAESEARATRRQEKEKDQERHKELRGGERKTRAVVPTQILFKNGRKRDGDRQVKVEGNEGLSLVTFNIKWDRSAAPAFGFQRDGESEASAPVHDRSSHLAILLTALPSSKSLLSGPCLVTSPPYKSGPPCIPFSPTFMHTCRLLDQEFMAKFSTAGREEGEMESPNMANLLLLLSCSGAKAQKINGIKKPVGRMYECKTCNRRFPTFQALGGHRTSHMRPRGRRNPVEQTKKEISKPRTHECPVCGLEFPIGQALGGHMRRHKPVEAGEIHAEEEKAGEGKLDLNLTPLENDLELTTLRLGLELVKEASIIDFFSCSGST
- the LOC105056989 gene encoding LOW QUALITY PROTEIN: protein ALP1-like (The sequence of the model RefSeq protein was modified relative to this genomic sequence to represent the inferred CDS: inserted 5 bases in 4 codons; deleted 1 base in 1 codon); the encoded protein is MGATNQLRPLPPARTNHHPPPAQVTWRFVEAMEERGXPSPQVVIIKSKFEKIQGLPICCGAIDTTHVKMCQPSSDPPSYWXDHPKNHSMVLQAVVDPNMRFQDIVTGWGGXHEDFLLLQNSDFFQLCESDLRLNGKKLELSDGFEVREYIIGVAGFPLLSQLLIPYHGKDLSDSKTVFNQQHLPTIMLAQRALARLKDTWKIIQAEMWRPDXHRLPRIILVCCLQHNIVMDLEDAVRNGMLLCHQHDPSYKQQFCSFAVHADAGQKLDLQGTSLCLNQYIEQEHEDKGLFWSLVHASPSKNYCWQLHRPLYKPMKAWDSKQVPWMWPCMWFGLEH